From a region of the Odontesthes bonariensis isolate fOdoBon6 chromosome 4, fOdoBon6.hap1, whole genome shotgun sequence genome:
- the LOC142378250 gene encoding myelin and lymphocyte protein-like: MASNTATMGNLPSGVGICTTIPDILYLPELILGGLVWILVACTLVVPPNPQGWVMFVSVFCFIMTFIWMVVFACGGHHNKGSWAAADFVYHAIAAFFYLSASVALAKVTIEIKDGSSFQNYQLDISAVVFSYVTTLLYFIHTILSAIRWKSF, from the exons atggCGTCCAACACTGCAACAATGGGGAACCTCCCCAGCGGAGTCGGAATATGTACTACCATTCCTGACATCCTGTACCTGCCAGAACTG ATCTTGGGCGGACTGGTGTGGATCCTGGTTGCGTGCACACTCGTGGTGCCACCGAATCCTCAGGGCTGGGTCATGTTTGTCTCTGTCTTCTGCTTCATCATGACTTTCATCTGGATGGTGGTGTTTGCCTGTGGGGGGCATCACAACAAGGGCAGCTGGGCAGCAGCA GACTTTGTGTATCACGCCATTGCGGCCTTCTTCTACCTCAGTGCTTCAGTAGCTTTGGCCAAAGTGACCATTGAGATAAAAGACGGGAGTAGCTTCCAAAACTACCAGCTGGACATCTCTGCAGTG GTTTTCTCTTACGTGACCACACTCCTCTACTTTATCCACACTATACTGTCTGCAATTCGATGGAAATCTTTCTAg
- the pgap4 gene encoding post-GPI attachment to proteins factor 4: MSRWKAFFIQYLQWSSPFTQALTLSVVTFCVILPLCCHQLLYSYYFIKSTYLDSMSEDVLRESLQRGQDALHFWQSAPTAMSPKFSDITQHPELLVTVVTARRNEGRNFHYLLQVMQQFSSIVRGCGEQRCAEVLLCDVESGPLENQDARLLEAHFKVIRHSPQEQQNNWGQINTFEREKQDYVFCLRKGWELFKPKNMVVLEDDALPKQEFFTVVKDLLSRRFALHTLYIKLYHPERLQRYWNPEPYRLLEWVGLGLVGATALLLTFPYWNPCSFSFSLSASHLLFFTLYFMAAAELLGRHYLLEARRISPQLYAVSPATECCTPAMLYPGNASLRVADYLDGSFCIKGNAKDMVIYQMARTIPGERSHSVEPNLITHIGAYSSIRPNPSRPKLL, translated from the coding sequence ATGTCTCGATGGAAAGCATTCTTCATTCAATACCTACAATGGTCAAGCCCGTTCACGCAAGCCCTCACTCTGTCTGTCGTCACGTTTTGTGTCATTCTTCCTTTATGCTGCCATCAGCTGCTGTACTCTTACTACTTCATTAAGTCCACGTACCTGGACTCCATGAGTGAGGATGTCCTTCGGGAAAGTCTTCAGCGAGGTCAAGACGCTCTGCATTTCTGGCAGAGCGCTCCCACCGCCATGTCACCCAAATTCAGTGACATCACCCAACATCCAGAGCTGCTAGTTACCGTGGTGACAGCCAGGCGGAATGAAGGGCGGAATTTCCACTACCTGCTCCAGGTGATGCAGCAGTTCAGCAGCATTGTGAGAGGCTGTGGGGAGCAACGATGTGCAGAGGTGCTGCTGTGTGATGTGGAAAGTGGCCCCCTGGAAAACCAGGATGCCAGACTGCTGGAAGCCCACTTTAAGGTTATTCGGCATTCCCCTCAAGAGCAGCAGAATAACTGGGGACAAATCAACACCTTTGAAAGGGAGAAGCAGGATTACGTCTTTTGTCTCCGCAAAGGATGGGAGCTGTTTAAGCCCAAAAACATGGTTGTTCTAGAAGATGATGCTCTGCCAAAACAAGAATTTTTTACAGTTGTTAAAGATCTGTTGTCTCGTCGTTTTGCCCTCCACACTCTTTACATCAAGCTCTATCACCCTGAAAGGCTGCAACGCTACTGGAATCCCGAGCCATACCGCCTCCTGGAGTGGGTCGGGCTTGGGCTGGTCGGAGCGACAGCCCTTCTCCTTACCTTCCCTTACTGGAATCCCTGCTCTTTTTCCTTCTCTCTGTCTGCCAGCCACCTCCTCTTCTTCACCCTGTACTTTATGGCTGCTGCGGAGCTGTTAGGGCGGCACTATCTGCTCGAGGCGCGGAGAATATCCCCACAGCTCTATGCGGTCTCTCCAGCCACTGAATGCTGCACCCCAGCCATGCTCTACCCTGGCAATGCCTCACTTAGGGTGGCAGATTATCTGGATGGCTCGTTTTGCATTAAAGGGAATGCCAAAGACATGGTTATTTATCAGATGGCAAGGACGATTCCTGGGGAAAGGTCTCACAGTGTGGAACCCAACCTTATCACCCACATTGGGGCCTATTCCTCGATTAGGCCTAACCCATCCAGGCCCAAACTCCTGTGA